A part of Patagioenas fasciata isolate bPatFas1 chromosome 28, bPatFas1.hap1, whole genome shotgun sequence genomic DNA contains:
- the IKZF4 gene encoding zinc finger protein Eos isoform X3, whose product MDIEDCNGRSYISGSGDSSLEKEFSSAIVGATVSTPNSQHSSPSRSLSANSIKVEMYSDEEGSRLLAQDDRALDKDDSVIVDDSLSEPLGYCDGTGPEPHSPGGIRLPNGKLKCDVCGMVCIGPNVLMVHKRSHTGERPFHCNQCGASFTQKGNLLRHIKLHSGEKPFKCPFCNYACRRRDALTGHLRTHSVSSPTVGKPYKCNYCGRSYKQQSTLEEHRERCHSYLQSLSAEPQLLPGQPAGDEMRELEMVPDSLLHGSSDRPPFLDRLGNSLAKRKRSTPQKFVGEKQMRFALSDLPFDVSPGFEKDVEPLPTRLEVPGGRDGAEGPEEPPEPVPVLYRTREPAVSPQNGCQDSTDTESNHEERSSQPPPGSGAGGRHSPAYAKEDPKSSEGTPGGGRGAPRAGLRVVTEAGEPVRAFRCEHCRILFLDHVMFTIHMGCHGFRDPLECNICGHRSQDRYEFSSHIVRGEHKTA is encoded by the exons ATGGACATAGAAGACTGTAATGGCCGATCTTACATATCTG GCAGCGGGGATTCCTCGCTGGAGAAGGAGTTCAGCTCGGCCATCGTGGGCGCCACGGTGAGCACCCCCAACAGCCAGCACTCCTCCCCGAGCCGCTCGCTCAGTG CGAACTCCATCAAGGTGGAGATGTACAGCGATGAGGAGGGCAGCCGGCTGCTGGCGCAGGACGACCGCGCGCTGGACAAGGACGACAGCGTCATCGTGGACGACTCGCTCTCCGAACCCTTGGGCTACTGCGACGGGACGGGCCCGGAGCCGCACTCGCCGGGCGGCATCCGCTTGCCCAACGGCAAACTCAAGTGCGACGTGTGCGGCATGGTGTGCATCGGCCCCAACGTGCTCATGGTGCACAAGCGCAGCCACACCG gagAAAGGCCGTTCCACTGCAACCAGTGCGGAGCCTCCTTCACCCAGAAGGGAAACCTCCTGCGCCACATCAAGCTGCACTCGGGCGAGAAACCCTTCAAGTGTCCCTTCTGCAACTACGCCTGTCGCCGGAGGGACGCGCTCACCGGCCACCTGCGCACGCACTCCG TCTCCTCCCCCACCGTCGGCAAACCCTACAAGTGCAACTACTGCGGGCGCAGCTACAAGCAGCAGAGCACGTTGGAGGAGCACCGGGAGCGCTGCCACAGCTACCTGCAGAGCCTCAGCGCCGAACCGCAGCTGCTACCGGGACAACCGG CAGGTGACGAGATGCGCGAGCTGGAGATGGTGCCGGATTCTCTGCTCCACGGCTCGAGCGACCGGCCGCCGTTTCTCGACCGGCTCGGCAACAGCCTCGCCAAACGGAAACGCTCCACACCGCAGAAGTTCGTGG GTGAGAAGCAGATGCGCTTCGCCCTCTCGGACCTGCCCTTCGACGTGAGCCCCGGCTTCGAGAAGGACGTGGAG CCTCTCCCCACGCGCTTGGAGGTACCGGGGGGCCGGGACGGCGCCGAGGGGCCCGAGGAGCCACCGGAGCCGGTGCCGGTGCTTTACCGGACCCGAGAACCCGCCGTTTCGCCCCAAAACGGTTGCCAGGACTCCACGGACACCGAGAGTAACCACGAAGAGCGGAGCTCGCAGCCCCCGCCGGGGAGCGGCGCCGGCGGCCGCCACAGCCCCGCGTACGCCAAAGAGGACCCCAAAAGCAGCGAGGGGACCCCCGGCGGGGGACGAGGGgccccccgcgccgggctgcgCGTGGTGACGGAGGCCGGGGAGCCGGTGCGGGCGTTCCGGTGCGAGCATTGCCGCATCCTCTTCCTCGACCACGTCATGTTCACCATCCACATGGGCTGCCACGGCTTCAGGGACCCGCTCGAGTGCAACATCTGCGGCCACCGCAGCCAGGACCGGTACGAGTTCTCCTCCCACATCGTGCGGGGGGAGCACAAAACTGCctga
- the IKZF4 gene encoding zinc finger protein Eos isoform X2, whose product MDIEDCNGRSYISGSGDSSLEKEFSSAIVGATVSTPNSQHSSPSRSLSANSIKVEMYSDEEGSRLLAQDDRALDKDDSVIVDDSLSEPLGYCDGTGPEPHSPGGIRLPNGKLKCDVCGMVCIGPNVLMVHKRSHTGERPFHCNQCGASFTQKGNLLRHIKLHSGEKPFKCPFCNYACRRRDALTGHLRTHSVSSPTVGKPYKCNYCGRSYKQQSTLEEHRERCHSYLQSLSAEPQLLPGQPGDEMRELEMVPDSLLHGSSDRPPFLDRLGNSLAKRKRSTPQKFVGEKQMRFALSDLPFDVSPGFEKDVEVLPAPHPLDPPYSGSLALLGGEPLRPLRLPPTNCISEVTPVISSVYTQLQPLPTRLEVPGGRDGAEGPEEPPEPVPVLYRTREPAVSPQNGCQDSTDTESNHEERSSQPPPGSGAGGRHSPAYAKEDPKSSEGTPGGGRGAPRAGLRVVTEAGEPVRAFRCEHCRILFLDHVMFTIHMGCHGFRDPLECNICGHRSQDRYEFSSHIVRGEHKTA is encoded by the exons ATGGACATAGAAGACTGTAATGGCCGATCTTACATATCTG GCAGCGGGGATTCCTCGCTGGAGAAGGAGTTCAGCTCGGCCATCGTGGGCGCCACGGTGAGCACCCCCAACAGCCAGCACTCCTCCCCGAGCCGCTCGCTCAGTG CGAACTCCATCAAGGTGGAGATGTACAGCGATGAGGAGGGCAGCCGGCTGCTGGCGCAGGACGACCGCGCGCTGGACAAGGACGACAGCGTCATCGTGGACGACTCGCTCTCCGAACCCTTGGGCTACTGCGACGGGACGGGCCCGGAGCCGCACTCGCCGGGCGGCATCCGCTTGCCCAACGGCAAACTCAAGTGCGACGTGTGCGGCATGGTGTGCATCGGCCCCAACGTGCTCATGGTGCACAAGCGCAGCCACACCG gagAAAGGCCGTTCCACTGCAACCAGTGCGGAGCCTCCTTCACCCAGAAGGGAAACCTCCTGCGCCACATCAAGCTGCACTCGGGCGAGAAACCCTTCAAGTGTCCCTTCTGCAACTACGCCTGTCGCCGGAGGGACGCGCTCACCGGCCACCTGCGCACGCACTCCG TCTCCTCCCCCACCGTCGGCAAACCCTACAAGTGCAACTACTGCGGGCGCAGCTACAAGCAGCAGAGCACGTTGGAGGAGCACCGGGAGCGCTGCCACAGCTACCTGCAGAGCCTCAGCGCCGAACCGCAGCTGCTACCGGGACAACCGG GTGACGAGATGCGCGAGCTGGAGATGGTGCCGGATTCTCTGCTCCACGGCTCGAGCGACCGGCCGCCGTTTCTCGACCGGCTCGGCAACAGCCTCGCCAAACGGAAACGCTCCACACCGCAGAAGTTCGTGG GTGAGAAGCAGATGCGCTTCGCCCTCTCGGACCTGCCCTTCGACGTGAGCCCCGGCTTCGAGAAGGACGTGGAGGTGCTGCCGGCCCcccaccccctggaccccccctacAGCGGCTCCCTGGCCCTGCTGGGGGGGGAACCCCTGCGCCCGCTGCGCCTGCCCCCCACAAACTGCATCTCCGAGGTCACCCCGGTCATCAGCTCCGTCTACACCCAACTGCAGCCTCTCCCCACGCGCTTGGAGGTACCGGGGGGCCGGGACGGCGCCGAGGGGCCCGAGGAGCCACCGGAGCCGGTGCCGGTGCTTTACCGGACCCGAGAACCCGCCGTTTCGCCCCAAAACGGTTGCCAGGACTCCACGGACACCGAGAGTAACCACGAAGAGCGGAGCTCGCAGCCCCCGCCGGGGAGCGGCGCCGGCGGCCGCCACAGCCCCGCGTACGCCAAAGAGGACCCCAAAAGCAGCGAGGGGACCCCCGGCGGGGGACGAGGGgccccccgcgccgggctgcgCGTGGTGACGGAGGCCGGGGAGCCGGTGCGGGCGTTCCGGTGCGAGCATTGCCGCATCCTCTTCCTCGACCACGTCATGTTCACCATCCACATGGGCTGCCACGGCTTCAGGGACCCGCTCGAGTGCAACATCTGCGGCCACCGCAGCCAGGACCGGTACGAGTTCTCCTCCCACATCGTGCGGGGGGAGCACAAAACTGCctga
- the IKZF4 gene encoding zinc finger protein Eos isoform X1, whose translation MDIEDCNGRSYISGSGDSSLEKEFSSAIVGATVSTPNSQHSSPSRSLSANSIKVEMYSDEEGSRLLAQDDRALDKDDSVIVDDSLSEPLGYCDGTGPEPHSPGGIRLPNGKLKCDVCGMVCIGPNVLMVHKRSHTGERPFHCNQCGASFTQKGNLLRHIKLHSGEKPFKCPFCNYACRRRDALTGHLRTHSVSSPTVGKPYKCNYCGRSYKQQSTLEEHRERCHSYLQSLSAEPQLLPGQPAGDEMRELEMVPDSLLHGSSDRPPFLDRLGNSLAKRKRSTPQKFVGEKQMRFALSDLPFDVSPGFEKDVEVLPAPHPLDPPYSGSLALLGGEPLRPLRLPPTNCISEVTPVISSVYTQLQPLPTRLEVPGGRDGAEGPEEPPEPVPVLYRTREPAVSPQNGCQDSTDTESNHEERSSQPPPGSGAGGRHSPAYAKEDPKSSEGTPGGGRGAPRAGLRVVTEAGEPVRAFRCEHCRILFLDHVMFTIHMGCHGFRDPLECNICGHRSQDRYEFSSHIVRGEHKTA comes from the exons ATGGACATAGAAGACTGTAATGGCCGATCTTACATATCTG GCAGCGGGGATTCCTCGCTGGAGAAGGAGTTCAGCTCGGCCATCGTGGGCGCCACGGTGAGCACCCCCAACAGCCAGCACTCCTCCCCGAGCCGCTCGCTCAGTG CGAACTCCATCAAGGTGGAGATGTACAGCGATGAGGAGGGCAGCCGGCTGCTGGCGCAGGACGACCGCGCGCTGGACAAGGACGACAGCGTCATCGTGGACGACTCGCTCTCCGAACCCTTGGGCTACTGCGACGGGACGGGCCCGGAGCCGCACTCGCCGGGCGGCATCCGCTTGCCCAACGGCAAACTCAAGTGCGACGTGTGCGGCATGGTGTGCATCGGCCCCAACGTGCTCATGGTGCACAAGCGCAGCCACACCG gagAAAGGCCGTTCCACTGCAACCAGTGCGGAGCCTCCTTCACCCAGAAGGGAAACCTCCTGCGCCACATCAAGCTGCACTCGGGCGAGAAACCCTTCAAGTGTCCCTTCTGCAACTACGCCTGTCGCCGGAGGGACGCGCTCACCGGCCACCTGCGCACGCACTCCG TCTCCTCCCCCACCGTCGGCAAACCCTACAAGTGCAACTACTGCGGGCGCAGCTACAAGCAGCAGAGCACGTTGGAGGAGCACCGGGAGCGCTGCCACAGCTACCTGCAGAGCCTCAGCGCCGAACCGCAGCTGCTACCGGGACAACCGG CAGGTGACGAGATGCGCGAGCTGGAGATGGTGCCGGATTCTCTGCTCCACGGCTCGAGCGACCGGCCGCCGTTTCTCGACCGGCTCGGCAACAGCCTCGCCAAACGGAAACGCTCCACACCGCAGAAGTTCGTGG GTGAGAAGCAGATGCGCTTCGCCCTCTCGGACCTGCCCTTCGACGTGAGCCCCGGCTTCGAGAAGGACGTGGAGGTGCTGCCGGCCCcccaccccctggaccccccctacAGCGGCTCCCTGGCCCTGCTGGGGGGGGAACCCCTGCGCCCGCTGCGCCTGCCCCCCACAAACTGCATCTCCGAGGTCACCCCGGTCATCAGCTCCGTCTACACCCAACTGCAGCCTCTCCCCACGCGCTTGGAGGTACCGGGGGGCCGGGACGGCGCCGAGGGGCCCGAGGAGCCACCGGAGCCGGTGCCGGTGCTTTACCGGACCCGAGAACCCGCCGTTTCGCCCCAAAACGGTTGCCAGGACTCCACGGACACCGAGAGTAACCACGAAGAGCGGAGCTCGCAGCCCCCGCCGGGGAGCGGCGCCGGCGGCCGCCACAGCCCCGCGTACGCCAAAGAGGACCCCAAAAGCAGCGAGGGGACCCCCGGCGGGGGACGAGGGgccccccgcgccgggctgcgCGTGGTGACGGAGGCCGGGGAGCCGGTGCGGGCGTTCCGGTGCGAGCATTGCCGCATCCTCTTCCTCGACCACGTCATGTTCACCATCCACATGGGCTGCCACGGCTTCAGGGACCCGCTCGAGTGCAACATCTGCGGCCACCGCAGCCAGGACCGGTACGAGTTCTCCTCCCACATCGTGCGGGGGGAGCACAAAACTGCctga
- the IKZF4 gene encoding zinc finger protein Eos isoform X4 — translation MYSDEEGSRLLAQDDRALDKDDSVIVDDSLSEPLGYCDGTGPEPHSPGGIRLPNGKLKCDVCGMVCIGPNVLMVHKRSHTGERPFHCNQCGASFTQKGNLLRHIKLHSGEKPFKCPFCNYACRRRDALTGHLRTHSVSSPTVGKPYKCNYCGRSYKQQSTLEEHRERCHSYLQSLSAEPQLLPGQPAGDEMRELEMVPDSLLHGSSDRPPFLDRLGNSLAKRKRSTPQKFVGEKQMRFALSDLPFDVSPGFEKDVEVLPAPHPLDPPYSGSLALLGGEPLRPLRLPPTNCISEVTPVISSVYTQLQPLPTRLEVPGGRDGAEGPEEPPEPVPVLYRTREPAVSPQNGCQDSTDTESNHEERSSQPPPGSGAGGRHSPAYAKEDPKSSEGTPGGGRGAPRAGLRVVTEAGEPVRAFRCEHCRILFLDHVMFTIHMGCHGFRDPLECNICGHRSQDRYEFSSHIVRGEHKTA, via the exons ATGTACAGCGATGAGGAGGGCAGCCGGCTGCTGGCGCAGGACGACCGCGCGCTGGACAAGGACGACAGCGTCATCGTGGACGACTCGCTCTCCGAACCCTTGGGCTACTGCGACGGGACGGGCCCGGAGCCGCACTCGCCGGGCGGCATCCGCTTGCCCAACGGCAAACTCAAGTGCGACGTGTGCGGCATGGTGTGCATCGGCCCCAACGTGCTCATGGTGCACAAGCGCAGCCACACCG gagAAAGGCCGTTCCACTGCAACCAGTGCGGAGCCTCCTTCACCCAGAAGGGAAACCTCCTGCGCCACATCAAGCTGCACTCGGGCGAGAAACCCTTCAAGTGTCCCTTCTGCAACTACGCCTGTCGCCGGAGGGACGCGCTCACCGGCCACCTGCGCACGCACTCCG TCTCCTCCCCCACCGTCGGCAAACCCTACAAGTGCAACTACTGCGGGCGCAGCTACAAGCAGCAGAGCACGTTGGAGGAGCACCGGGAGCGCTGCCACAGCTACCTGCAGAGCCTCAGCGCCGAACCGCAGCTGCTACCGGGACAACCGG CAGGTGACGAGATGCGCGAGCTGGAGATGGTGCCGGATTCTCTGCTCCACGGCTCGAGCGACCGGCCGCCGTTTCTCGACCGGCTCGGCAACAGCCTCGCCAAACGGAAACGCTCCACACCGCAGAAGTTCGTGG GTGAGAAGCAGATGCGCTTCGCCCTCTCGGACCTGCCCTTCGACGTGAGCCCCGGCTTCGAGAAGGACGTGGAGGTGCTGCCGGCCCcccaccccctggaccccccctacAGCGGCTCCCTGGCCCTGCTGGGGGGGGAACCCCTGCGCCCGCTGCGCCTGCCCCCCACAAACTGCATCTCCGAGGTCACCCCGGTCATCAGCTCCGTCTACACCCAACTGCAGCCTCTCCCCACGCGCTTGGAGGTACCGGGGGGCCGGGACGGCGCCGAGGGGCCCGAGGAGCCACCGGAGCCGGTGCCGGTGCTTTACCGGACCCGAGAACCCGCCGTTTCGCCCCAAAACGGTTGCCAGGACTCCACGGACACCGAGAGTAACCACGAAGAGCGGAGCTCGCAGCCCCCGCCGGGGAGCGGCGCCGGCGGCCGCCACAGCCCCGCGTACGCCAAAGAGGACCCCAAAAGCAGCGAGGGGACCCCCGGCGGGGGACGAGGGgccccccgcgccgggctgcgCGTGGTGACGGAGGCCGGGGAGCCGGTGCGGGCGTTCCGGTGCGAGCATTGCCGCATCCTCTTCCTCGACCACGTCATGTTCACCATCCACATGGGCTGCCACGGCTTCAGGGACCCGCTCGAGTGCAACATCTGCGGCCACCGCAGCCAGGACCGGTACGAGTTCTCCTCCCACATCGTGCGGGGGGAGCACAAAACTGCctga
- the SUOX gene encoding sulfite oxidase, mitochondrial, giving the protein MLLLRAVTGRRLPPLPLPRRPCSRSLTGSPAVGGPRGAAPVLAALLGLGAALAYGERRRRVAQAAQVPPPPRFPLYTREEVGRHRTPRDRVWVTHGTEVFDVTDFVELHPGGADKLLLAAGGALEPFWALYGVHNQPHVLELLREYKVGELDPHEAPPAPADTQDPFAGDPPRHPGLRVNSQKPFNAEPPAELLAERFLTPNELFFTRNHLPVPAVDPETYRLRVEGPGGVSLSLSLPELRTRFPKHEVTATLQCAGNRRTEMSRVRPVKGLPWDIGAIGTARWGGARLRDVLLHAGFPAEREGEWHVCFEGLDTDAGGAPYGASIPYARALSAGAEVLLAYEMNGRELPRDHGFPVRVVVPGVVGARSVKWLRRVAVSAAESPSHWQQNDYKGFSPCVDWDSVDYTTAPAIQELPVQSAITQPRPGAAVPAGELTVKGYAWSGGGREVVRVDVSLDGGRSWRVARLMGERPPPGHAWAWRLWELRAPVAAGTELEIVCKAVDGSYNVQPDGVAAIWNLRGVLSNAWHRVRVTVTG; this is encoded by the exons ATGCTGCTGCTCCGAGCCGTTACCGGGCGCAG GCTCCCGCCGCTGCCGCTGCCCCGCCGGCCCTGCTCCCGCTCCCTCACCGGCAGCCCGGCcgtggggggtccccggggggcggCCCCGGTGCTGGCGGCGCTGCTGGGCCTCGGGGCCGCGCTGGCCTATGGAGAACGGCGGCGGCGG GTCGCCCAGGCGGCCCAGGTTCCCCCGCCCCCCCGGTTCCCCCTGTACACGCGGGAGGAGGTCGGGCGGCACCGCACCCCCCGCGACCGCGTCTGGGTGACCCACGGCACCGAGGTCTTCGACGTCACCGACTTCGTGGAGCTGCACCCGGGGGGGGCGGACAAGCTGCTGCTGGCGGCCGGCGGAGCCCTCGAGCCCTTCTGGGCCCTCTACGGCGTCCACAACCAACCCCACGTCCTGGAGCTGCTGCGCGAGTACAAAGTGGGGGAGCTGGACCCCCACGAGGCGCCGCCGGCCCCCGCCGACACCCAGGACCCCTTCGCCGGGGACCCCCCTCGGCACCCCGGTTTGCGCGTCAACAGCCAGAAGCCGTTCAACGCGGAGCCGCCGGCCGAGCTGCTGGCCGAGCGCTTCCTCACGCCCAACGAGCTCTTCTTCACCCGCAACCACCTCCCGGTGCCGGCCGTGGACCCCGAGACCTACCGGCTGCGTGTGGAGGGCCCGGGGGGGGTGTCGCTATCGCTGTCCTTACCGGAGCTCCGCACCCGCTTCCCCAAGCACGAGGTGACGGCCACGCTGCAGTGCGCCGGCAACCGGCGCACCGAGATGAGCCGCGTGCGCCCCGTCAAGGGGCTCCCGTGGGACATCGGCGCCATCGGCACGGCGCGCTGGGGGGGAGCACGGCTGCGGGACGTGCTGCTCCACGCCGGCTTCCCGGCGGAGCGGGAGGGCGAGTGGCACGTGTGCTTCGAAGGGCTGGACACCGACGCCGGGGGTGCCCCGTACGGCGCCTCCATCCCGTACGCCCGCGCGCTCAGCGCCGGCGCCGAGGTGCTGCTGGCGTACGAGATGAACGGGCGGGAGCTCCCGCGCGACCACGGCTTCCCGGTGCGCGTGGTGGTGCCCGGCGTGGTGGGCGCGCGCAGCGTCAAGTGGCTGCGGCGCGTGGCCGTGAGCGCGGCCGAGAGCCCCAGCCACTGGCAGCAGAACGACTACAAGGGCTTCTCCCCCTGCGTGGACTGGGACAGCGTGGACTACACGACGGCACCGGCCATCCAGGAGCTGCCGGTGCAGTCGGCCATCACTCAACCGCGCCCCGGCGCCGCGGTGCCGGCGGGGGAGCTGACGGTCAAGGGCTACGCGTGGagcgggggcgggcgggaggTGGTGCGGGTGGACGTGTCGCTGGACGGCGGCCGGAGCTGGCGAGTGGCGCGGCTGATGGGCGAGCGGCCGCCGCCGGGGCACGCGTGGGCTTGGCGGCTGTGGGAGCTGCGGGCGCCGGTGGCGGCGGGGACGGAGCTGGAGATCGTGTGCAAGGCGGTGGACGGGAGCTACAACGTGCAGCCCGACGGGGTGGCCGCCATCTGGAACCTGCGCGGGGTGCTGAGCAACGCCTGGCATCGCGTGCGTGTCACCGTCACCGGCTGA